In Streptomyces sp. 1222.5, the genomic stretch TACGGCTGTGACGCGACCACGTCGAAGGACGTCGTCTCCGACGCCCAGGGCAAGCTGAACACCACGCTGGTGGTGCACAGCTCCTTCCAGGCCGTGGTGACGGCCGACGGACAGGTCTGGGGCAAGGTCGACGCCAAGACCACCGCGACCCAGGTCGGCCTGGGCAGCGACACGGGTGAGGGCGGCGGTCAGGTGATCAGCTTCAAGTAGTCCGGTCCCCGCTCCCGCATCCCCTTCCGAAGCCCCCGGCACGTCGGCCGCCCGCTGGCCTGTCGGGGGCTCGGGCGTGTCCGGGGTGCAGGGCCGGAGACGACACGACGGTGCGGGCCCAGGTGGGCCCGCACCGTCGGTATCCGGCCGGGTGTCAGCCGGCCGTGCTCGCCCCGGGCGCGATGTCGCCGGCGAAGCGCCGGTGCGGGTCGATCCTGGCCCGTACCCGGTCCACCGCGGCGACGGCCTCGGCGTCGAGGTGGCGCTGCGGCCGGTCCGCGCCCTCGACCAGGGACGGCACGGTGCGGCCGGTGTTCCACGGGTCCAGCGCGGCCCGGACGGTGGCGCAGTGCGTAGTGAGGTCCTCGGGGGTGACCGGCCCGAACGGGGGTCCCGATCCCATGTAGGCGTAGGCCGCGTCCACCTGGTTCAGTACGCCGCCGCGGGGGTCGGCGTCGGCGAAGGCACCGCCGAGCTGACGCAGCGTCGCCACGGCGAGAGGTGAGCCGGAACCCACACCGAGCACGCTCAGGAACGCCTCGGCCGTGTCGTCGCCGAGTTCCCCGAGGAGCAGGTGGTCACCGATGAACGGGACCGGCTCCGCAGGGTCCATGTGGGCGTCGAGGACACCGGCGGCGTCGGTGAGCGCCCAGGTGTCCATGAGCGGCTCGGCGATGCCCCGCAGCGGTGCGAGCAGGTCCTCGGCCTGGCGCCGGGCCTCGGCCACGTCGTCCGGGGATGCGGCGAAGACCGCACCGTCGATGCAGATCACCGGGCCGGCCGCGAGCGCGGGCGGGACACCGGGGACCGGTGGCAGGTTCATCACACGCAGCGAGGTGGTCGCCCGGCGGGGCGCGTCCGCGGCCCAGTCGCGCCAGGCGGTGAGCAGCGGACGGGCGTGGGCCGCGGACCAGTAGGTGCCTCCGGTGACCACCTTCGCCACCGGGAACAGCTCGAACTCGACGGCGGTGACGATGCCGAAGCCGCCTCCCCCGCCGCGCAGGGCCCACAGCAGCTCGGGGTCGTTCTCGGCGTCCGCGCGGACCGACGCGCCGTCGGCGGTGACGAGTTCGACCGCGCGCACGCTGTTGGCGGCCAGTCCGGTGTGACGGCCGTAGAAGCTGACACCTCCGCCGAGCAGATAGCCGACCACGCCGACGTGGGCCGCCGAGCCGTGCGGGGCGGTCAGGCCGTGGGGCGCTGCCGCCGCGACCACCTCGCCCCACGTCGTGCCGGCCGGTACCCGGGCGATCCGGCGATCCGCGTCGACGATGACACCGCCCTGAAGACGGGTGCGGATGAGCAGGCCGCCGTCGACAGGCTGCCGGGCGCCGGAGGCGTGACCGGTGGTGTGCACGCGGACGGGCAGGTCGCGGGCGGCGGCCTCGCGCACGGCGGCGCGGACCTCGGCCACGCTGCGGGCGGTCACGGCCGTCTCGGGCCGCGCCGGTGCGGCGAGGTTGAAGACGGCCGTGGCCTCGTCGTACTCCGCCGTGCCGGGTGCCGCGAGGACCGTCCGCAGGACGTCGGGCTGATTCATGACAGCGTTCTTCCTTCTGTGCGTCGGTGCCGCGTCGGGCTCGCCGTTGGTCAGTTCTCGCGTACGGCCGTGATGAACACGAAGGTTCCCGGGCCGCTCTCCTCGCGCACCGTCAGGCCGGCGTCGGCCAGCCAGCCCCGGAGCCGGTCGAGGTCGAACAGCTGGAGACCGCCCTGGTGCTGGGGGAAGCGGTGGGCAGACTGGAAGTAGCCGTAGACCGGGTCGTCGGAGCGGCGGAAGGTCATCAGGGTGAACGTGCCGCCGGGCCGCAGCACCCGGCTCACCTCGGCGATCGCCGCACCGGCGTCGGCGTAGAAGGCCTGGAGGGCGTTCCAGCACACGACCGCTCCCAAGGAGGCGTCTTCGAAGGGGAGTTCGGCGGCGGATGCCAGCACGGACGGCACGTCGGGCAGCCGCCCGCGCAGTACGTTGAGCATGGGCAGCGCGCTGTCGAGGGCGATGAGCCGTTCGGCGCCCACGGCCTCGGCGATAACGGCAGTCCACCGGCCCGCTCCGGCGCCAAGGTCGAGGACGGGCCCGTCAACGGGTCGCACGTGGTCGGCGATGTAGCGGTCCTCGTCCTGCGGGGTGACGGCGCCGCCCCAGTTCGAGCCGGAGACGCGCAGAAAGGCGGGGCGGGCCACGGCCTCGTAGAACAGGCCCATGCTGGGCACCCGGGACAGCTTCTCCAGGAAGTCGGCGGAGGCGTCGCCCTGTTGCTCCGTAGCGGGCGCGGTCAGGTCGAGGATGCCACCGGCCACGGGGTAGCGGGCCGCGCAGTCGGCGCAGCGGGCGACACCGTCGTGCGAGGCCAGGGAGCCCCGGCAGGCGGGGCAGCGCAGCGCGCCGAGGTGCCGGGCGAACAGAGCCGCGTCGGCGACGGGGGCACTGACGTCGCGGCTCTCGGGCAGGGGAGCCTCGGGCAGGTTGCGCGGCTCGCCGTGGCACACCGCCCAGTAGGCGCGGGCGCCGGTGCAGCCGAGGACCGTACGGGTGTCGTTCTCCCAGTTCGCCTCCAGCTGCTGCGGCGTCAGTTCCTTGATCCAGCTCTGGTCGAAGGCACGCTCGTCCGCGTTGAGAGTCCACGCCGACGGAGACGGCCACACCCGGCCGAGGTCTGGCCGGGAGGGGTCGAGCGTGCTCAGCGCGCGGTCCAGGCGGGAGAGGTCCTCCGCCTCCAGGTCGAGCCCCGAGACCGCTGCGAGGATGCGCTCGCGGTCGCCGGGGAAGTGCGACAGCAAGTAGAGCAGGGCGAGGGTGAGCGGTGTATCGGTCTCCTCGGTGCCCAGGAGACCGAGATAGAGGCCGAGGTGGTCACGCACGGCGCTGCCGAGCGGTCCGTCGAGTACCGGGTACTCCGTCTCGGCCAGCAGGCCCAGCAGCACGGCCGGGTACCCCTTGCGTGCGGTGTCGGACCTCTCCAGGGCCGCCACGAGCGCGGGCACCGCAGCGAGAGCGTCCGGGTGCGCCCGGCCGTCGTTCCACAGGGCGTCCACCAGCGCGTGGAAACGTGCGGGCACGTCTTCCGGCCGGGCCTGCACGAACGCCTCGGCGAGACCGACGGCGGCAGGGGCGGGGGAAACGGTCATCGGGTGTGTCCTTCCTGGGTCGGTGCGGCAGGCGCCGGCGCCGCGCGCGATGCGCCACGCTGCCAGCGGTCGCGGCGGCGCTGCATCTTCCTGGCTGCGCTCCTGCGGTGGGGGCCGCCGCGGTCGGGCGGTGCAGCAATCCGCAAGATGCGGGCGGGTCGCGGGGCGGCGGACGATACGGCTGGGCGCCCCGGGTGGTCCGGGAGCCGATCCCCGCCCTGTGCGAGCGCGCCCGTGTCCCCTCGACCGACGACCGCCTGACGGTCAGCCACTGACGGAGCGCTCATGCATCCCTTCCGCATCGACATCCCGCAGGCCCAGCTCGACGATCTGCACCGCCGCCTGGACGCGACGCGCTGGCCGGACGAGCTGCCCGGTGTGGGCTGGGACCGCGGAGTGCCGCTGAGTTACCTCAAGGAGCTCGCCGAGTACTGGCGCACCTCGTTCGACTGGAGGGCGGCCGAGGCCCAGCTGAACGCGCACCCGCAGTTCACCGAGGAGATCGACGGCGCCCGGGTGCACTTCCTGCACGTACGCTCCCCCGAGCCGGACGCGACGCCGCTGTTGCTCACGCACGGCTGGCCGGGCTCCGTCGCCGAGTTCCTCGACGTGATCGGGCCGCTGACCGACCCGCGCGCGCACGGCGGCGACCCGGCGGACGCCTTCCACCTGGTGATCCCGTCGATCCCCGGCTACGGATTCTCCTCGCTGACCGAGACCGGCTGGGACACCCCGCGGATCGCCCGCGCCTGGGCCGAGCTGATGGCCCGGCTGGGCTACGACCGCTACGTCGCCCAGGGCGGCGACGCCGGTGCGGTGATCTCCCTGGAGCTCGGCCGCATCGATCCCGAGCACGTGGCCGGCGTGCACGTGAACATGCTGATGACGTTCCCGTCCGGCGATCCCGCCGAGCTGGCCGCCCTCGACGAGCGCGATCAGGCGCGGCTGGGCAAGCTGGCCCGCTTCGACGCGGAGCTGTCCGGCTACATGAAGCTGCAGCAGACCCGCCCGCAGACGCTGGCGTACGCGCTTACCGACTCCCCCGTGGGCCAGCTGGCCTGGATCGTGGAGAAGTTCCTGGATTGGACGGGGGCGACGGAGCTGCCCGAGGACGCCGTCGACCGCGACCGTCTGCTGACGAACGTGACGATCTACTGGCTGACGGCGACCGCGGGTTCGTCGGCCCAGTTCTACTACGAGGGCGCGGCCGGCGTGCGCGCCGCGGCGGCCGGTGCCGTACCGCCGCCGCTGACCGTGCCGGTGGGCGTCGCCGTCTTCCCGGACGACATCTTCGTGCCCATCCGCAGCCTCGCCGACCGGGACCTGCCCACCATCACGCACTGGTCGGAGTTCGAGCAGGGCGGCCACTTCGCCGCGCTGGAACAGCCCGCTGCCCTCACCGGCGACGTCCGGGCCTTCGCCCGCACCCTGCGCCCCGCGGCCGTGACGGCCTGACGGCGCGATCGCCCCCGACCCGGTACGACAGACCAAGAGAGACGAGGCACCGCATGACCGCCAGGACCGTGATCGACGTCTGGGTGGCCGACCTGACGTTCCCCGGCTACATGGACCGGCTCCACCGGCTCGGAGCGGAGTTCGAGAAGGCGCACCCCGAGTACCGGATCAACATCGAGGGCCGTGACTTCCGGCTGCTCTCGCAGCAGATCGCCGAGGCGGCGGAGGAAGGCCGTCCGCCGGCCGTCGCGGAGTACTACTTCGCCGTCACCCAGGCGGCCCGCGACTCGCGCGCCGCCGACGGCAGGCCGCTGTTCACCTCGGTGCAGAAGGCGATCGCGGGCCGCAATGAGATCCTCGGCGAGCCGGTGGTCGTCGACGATCTCATCCCGGCCGTGCGCGAGTACTACTCGGTGGACGGGGACCTCACCTCGATGCCCGCCGTCGTCACCGCCATGCTGATCTACGGCAACCAGACAATCCTCGACAAGGCCGGCATCGGCTCGCTGCCCACGACGTGGGGCGAGATAGAGGCGGCCTGCGAGGCGGTGGCGGCCCTGGAGGGCGGCCCGTCGCACGGTGTCACTTGGTCCAACCACGGGCTGTTCTTCCAGCAGGCGCTCGCGGTGCAGGGCGGCGAACTGGCCGACAACGCCAACGGCCGCGCGGGCCGCGCGACCCGTGTGGACCTGTCGTCGAAGGAGATGCTCACCTGGGCCGAGTGGTGGCGGACGCTGCACAGCAGCGGCCACTACCTCTACACCGGGAAGATCCCGGACTGGGAGGGCAACATCAAGGCGTTCGCCGACCAGGACGTGGCGCTGCGCATCACCTCGTCCAACGACCTCAACTACATGGCGATGGCCGCCGAGAACGCGGGCTTCGAGATGAGCGTCGGCCGCTTCCCGGGCCGGGAGAGCGAGCCGTACGGCGGCAACATCATCGCGGGCACCTCGCTGTGGCTGGCGAACGGCCTCGACGAGGTCACCCAGGACGGCGCGCTGGCCTTCATGCAGTTCCTGAACAACCCGCGCAACGCCGCCGACCGGCACATCGCCTCCAGTTTCGTCCCGGTCACCCGCTCCTCCTACCGGCTGCTGGAGGACGAGGGCTGGTTCGACGCCAACCCCTACCACCGTCTCGCCAGCGCGCAGCTCGGCTCCTCTACGGAAGGCGAGGGCGTGCCGCCGTGCCGCGGCGCCCTGTTCGGCGACTTCGCCGGCGCCCAGGACGTTATGACCCGGGCCATGGACGACGTGCTCCAGCGAGGCGCGGAGCCCGCCGAGCGCTTCGCCGAGGCCACTGTGGAGGCGCAGGAACTCCTCGAAGCCTACGAGAAGGACCGCGTCGACAACGGCGTACGCGACCCGCAGAGCCTGCGGGTGGAGTACTTCCGTGACGCGGAGGCCTACACGGGCGCCCAGCTGGAGGACGCGGTGAAGGGCACGAAGTAGCCACCGGTAGGGACCATGAGGGGGGCGGACCGGATGGTCCGCCCCCCTCATGGTGGGCCCGCTGGTCCGGTCGGTTTCAGGCCGCCAGGCCCGACGGCATGTGTGCTGCCCCGTCCGGCTCGGCCGGCACTGGGCGGTAGTAGTCGTCCAGGTCCACGGCCTGGCCGTCGAGGGCGACGCGGAGTTCGGCGAGGGCGCCGCGCAGGGCGGCCTGGACGGCCGGCACCCGGCATGCGCCACGGAGGTCCGAAAGGGTGCGGTAACTCTGCAGTAGACGGTCCCGCTGCTCAGGCGTGAGCGAGGTGTCGTTCGTCATGAAGTCGTGCCGCCTTCCACTTGGTTCGGGGCAGGCTGCCCTGCGGGGCGAGCTCCACCTGGGGCCGGATGCCGATCTCGCGCTTGAACTCGTCCGCGATGCGCGCGCACAGGGCCTTCGCGGCCTCGCCGGTGAGGTCGCCCGCCTCGGTCAGGACGTGGATGGTGTCGAGTCCGCGCACCGTACGGATGGACGAGCGGAATTCACTGACCTCGGGGAAGGAACGCAACACGTCCTCGATCATCACCGGGGTCACCGAGACACCGCGGATCTTGCGCATGTCGTCGACGCGCCGCAGGATGCCGCCGTCGAGGAAGTCCCAGGTGCGGCCGCAACCGCATTCGCTGTAGGGCCGCTTGACCACGATGTCCTCGGTCCAGTGGCGAAAGAGCTGCATGCCTTCGCGGTAGAGGCCGGTGGTGACGCGGACGCCCTCCTCGCCGTAACCCACCGGCTGCCGCGTCTCGGGGTGCAGCACCTCCTCGATGACGGTCGGCTCGTTGATGTGGCACGCGCCTCGGCGCGTGGGACACTCGAACATGAACACCCCGCCGAACTCGGTCGTCCCCGCGGCGTTGAAGACACGGGCGCCGAACGCCTGCTCGATGGTGCGGGTCGTGAAGTCGGAGCGCGGCTCCGCGCCCGCCAGCATCACCTGCACGTTGGCGTCCCGGGCGAGGTCGACACCCATCTCGCCCGCGGTTTCGATCAGCCGCATGGCGTAGCTCGGGGTGAGGCCGAGAACCTCGATCCGGTAGTCGACCAGCAGCCGGACCACCGTCCTGGAGTCCAGGCCACCGGCCGGTACAACCGTGCAGCCCATGCGCTCCAGGGCGTAGTGCATGCCCCAGAAGCCGGCGAACAGGCCGTATCCGAAGGACACCAGGGCCTTGTGATGGGAGCGCACACCGTTGCCGTACAGCGCGGTGCAGAACGTGTCGCTGATCCACTTCCAGTCGCGTTCGGTGTCGAACGTACGCACCGGCGGATTGCCGCTGGTGCCGCTGGTCTGGTGGTGGCGCACCCCGTGCACCGGATCGAGCGAGGGCCAGGTGCCGTACGGCGGCGCGGCCTGCTGCGAGGCAAGGAGGTCCGCCTTGTACAGCAGGGGCATGCGCTCGGTGTACGCGGCCATCGAGGTGATGCCGTCGGGGATGCGCTCGGCCCAGAAGGGCGAGTTGTGCCGGGCGTGCTCCAGTGCGCGCCGCAGGCGGCGCCACTGCCACTGCTCCAGCTCCTCGCGGGGCATGGTCTCCGCTGTGCCGTTCCAGTACTCCACGTCGCCTCCGGGGTGCGTGACTCCGACCCGGCGAGCCCATCATGGGCGCGGACGGCGGCGCATCTCGATCCGTGCCCTCTTCGAGGATGCGGGCTCAGGCCGCCAGGACGTGGCCCCGTTCGGTGGCGAATCCCCGTACACCGCGCAGGAAGTTGGAAATCATGCGCATGCCGTGCTCGGTGCGGAAGCTCTCCGGGTGGAACTGGACGGACTCGATGGGCAGAGTGCGGTGGCGCAGTCCCATCACATAGCCGTCCTCGGCGGAGCGTGCGGTGACCTCCAGAGCGGCCGGCACGGTCGTCTCCGGCACGATCAGCGAGTGGTAGCGGGTGGCCGAGAAGCGGTCCGGCACCCCGGCGAACACTCCGCGTCCGTCGTGCTCGACGTGGCTCGCCTTGCCGTGCATCAGTCGTCGGGCCGGTACGACCTCGGCTCCGTAGGCGCGGCCGATGGCCTGGTGGCCGAGACAGACGCCGAACAGCGGCAGCCGGCCGGCGAAGGTCTGCACGATCTCGACGTGCCCGGAGTCGTCCGGGTGCCCGGGCCCCGGGCCGAGCAGGATCGCGTCGGGGTGGCGCCGTTCGACCTCCGTCAGTCGCAGGGCGTTGGAGCGCACCATCAGCGGCTCGGCCCCGGCCGACATCAGGTACTGGCGCAGGATGTCGACGAAGCTGTCGAAGGCGTCGACGACCAGGATGCGCGGTCGCGGACCGGGGTGCCCGGCCACGGTGGGCGAGGGTGTCGTCACAACAGCTCCTTTCCGGTGACCGCCCAGTGGGCGGCGCTCATCTTGGCCAGCGTCTCGCGCCACTCCTTCGCCGGTTCGGAGTCGGCGACGATCCCCGCCGAGGCACGAGTGCGGTAGACGCCGTCGTGGTGGAAGAGGGTGCGGATACACAGCGCGAGGTTGGTGTATCCGCCGATGTCGATCACACCGAGCGCACCGGCGTACAGGCCGCGGCGGCTGCGTTCGAGGGACTCGATGATCTCCATGGCCCGGATCTTGGGCGTGCCGGTCATGGTGCCGGCGGGAAACAGGGCGGCCACGGCGTCGAAGGCGTCCTTGTCCGCCTCGGCCTGCCCGGACACGGTCGAGACCAGATGCAGGACGTGGGAGTACTGTTCGACGGCGAACTCGTCGGGCACGACGAGGGAGTCCGCCTTGGCGATCCGCCCGATGTCGTTGCGGCACAGGTCCACCAGCATGGTGTGCTCGGCGATCTCCTTGGGGTCCGAGCGCAGCCGCCGGGCGCCCGCCTCGTCGTCGCCGGTGCGCGGCAGCGTCCCGGCGATCGGCCGCATGGTGACGGCGCCCTGCTCGATGCGTACGAACAGCTCGGGGCTCGCGCCGATGACGTGCTGCCCGCCAACGCTCGCCAGGTACATGTACGGGGAGGCGTTGCGGCGGCGCAGCCGCTGGTAGACGTCGACGGGGTCGGCGCCGGAGCGGATGCTCAGTTCGTGGCCGATCTGCACCTGATAGATGTCGCCGACCGCGATGTGTTCCAGGCAGCGTTCCACGTCGCGGCGGAATGCCTCGGGGTCGGTGTCGTCGCTCACGAGCGCCTCGGGGACGTCGTCCGCCTCGGGTTCGGGCCAGGAGCTCTCGGCGTCCTCAAGCAGTGCGGTGATGTCCTGTGGGTCGAACGCCGGCCACGCATCGGACTCGTGCAGCAGCAGCTCGGTCCTGTCCTCGGCGACGTCCCGCACCACTAGCCCCTGATGGACGACGAGTTCCACGTCCGGCAGGTCGGGGCCTTGCTCGATGAGGTGGGGCAGGTCCTCGACGTAGCGCACGGTGTCGTAGCCGAAGTAGCCGAGGAAACCGAACCGGAAGCGGGTCGCGGAGCCGGGGGTGTCGAACAGGCCCTGGGCGGTGCGCAGCAGCGGCCACAGGCCGGCGAGGGTCCGCAGCCGCAGGGTGCCGTCGACGCCCTCGGCGACCAGCGGCCGGATGCGCTCCAGCAGCGGATCGCGCAGCGCGGGGACGCCCTCGACGCGGACGGCTCCGCCGGTGACGGCCACGGACAGCAGTGCGCCGAAGCCGACGAATTGGAAGCGGCACTCACGGATCGGGCCCGCCGCCGATTCGAGCAGGTAGACGCTGTCGTCGCCGAAGCGCGCGGCCAGGGCGCGGTAGGCGGGCAACATCGGCAGCCGGGACAGAGTGCGCGTCCGGGTGGTCACCCGGACCGCGGCCGGTGCCGTGCGGGGCTCGGTCATCGCGGGTTCCTTCTGTTCACGTGGTGATCGCGTAGCGGTGCGCGACCTGCCGGGCGGTGACGGCGGCGCTGTCGGGAGCCGACCGCTGATCGAGCACCCGGGCCGCCTTCCAGCTCACGAAGGAGCCGGTGTGGGTAACCGGGTCGAGGTCGGTCTCGATGACGGCCCTGGCATGGGCTCCGGTCAGCGCGCGCAGTCGCCCGGCCACGGCGTCGGCGACGGCGTCCGGATCCGCGGACCCGGGCAGCAGGTCCATGCGGACGGTGATCTCGTCCTCGCCGCCGCTCGTGCGGTCGATGACGACCTGGTAGCCCAGGCAGCCGCGCACCCCGTCGAGGACAGCCGCCTCCAGCTGCCCGGGGTGGAGCCGGACCCGGCCGAGGGCGATGCGGTCGGCGACCCGGCCGACGACCTCGACGACGGGGCCGGGCAGAGGTGCGTGGGCCGGTGCGGGGGTGATGCGGACCAGGTCCCCGGTGCGGTAGCGGATCAGCGGCTTGATGCCGTCGACAAGCATGGTCAGCACCAGTTCGCCCGCGCCGGTGTCGCCGAGCACGGCCCCGGTGTCCGGGTCGATCAGCTCGGTCACGTAGTTGGGCGCCGATAGGTGCAGCAGGCCGTCGTCGGCGCCCGTGGCGATGCACAGCGCCTCCTGGGAGCCGTACAGCGCGGGGCGCACGACGGCTTGCGGCCAGACGGTCGCGACGTTGGCGGCGAACTGGGGCGTGCAGATCTCGCCGAGCACCAGGAACAGCTTCACCGGCAGCTGGGCGAGGTCGTAGCCGTAATGCAGCGCGGCCTTGGCGAGGCTCAGGCAGAGGGCGGGCGCGCAGACCACGACCTCGACGTTCAGTTCCTCGATCAGGCGCAGCGCCTTCTGGAAGCCGACCCGGGGCGACTCGGGCCAGATCTTCACGTGGCACGCACCGAGTGAGGCGGTGACGGCGCTGAACACGTCGCCGAACGCGTAGAGCTCGGAGGGGCCCATCAGGCCGACGACCGGCATGCGGTCGCCGAAGCGGGACCGGAACAGCCGGCGCCAGGACTCCTCCACGGCCGCGTTGGAGGTGGCGATGTCCCTGGGGCCGCGCGGGCACGGTGTGGCGGCGCCGGTGGTCCCGTTGGTCTCGTAGTAGATACTCGCCTCGCCGACCCGTCCCGACAGCACGTCGTACATTTCGCGGCGCAGGTCGTCCTTGGTGGTGAAGGGCAGCGACGACAGGTCCTCGGGGGTGACGGCGTCGATGTCCACGCCCGCCAGGTGACAGCGGTAGAACGGGGAGCGTTCGGTGACGTGGTGGAGCACGGTGGTCAGCTGCTCCTGGCGCCAGTCGGCGAGCTGGGCGTCGGTGAGGGTGGAGTCGTAGAAGGCCCGGCTGACGTTCCGGTAGGCGGCGAGGAAGTCGTCGAGGCCGAGGCCGCGCGCGGGGGCCCGCAGCGTCTGGAGCGCGGTGGTCATGCCGGCACCTGCGTCTCGTTCAGGGCCAGGCCGACGCGCTCGTTGACGTCGTCGGAGGCCAGCAGGTCGTCCCGGCCGGTCAGCCGGCGGTGCTCGTCGAGCAGCTGGATCATGTCGACCATGCGGTCGACCAGGCGCTGCACGTTCGTCAGCCCCTCGTCGTCGTTGAGCGCGTCGCCACGGTGCAGCGCGTGCACCGTGGCCGGGAATCCGCTGCCCACCACGATCATCCGGTTGAGCAGGGCGTTGACGGTGAGCTGGGCCCACACTTCGCCTGCGCTGTAGCGCCGGGCGACGGAGATGATGCCGGCGACCTTGTTGCTCAGCGGCCGGTCGAAGCGCAGGTAGCCGACGCCGGCCCGCTCGATGAAGGTCTGCATCAGGCTCGCGGTGCCGAATCCGTGGACCGGGGCCGCGAAGACGATGCCGTCCGCGTCGATCATCTTCTGTACGACGCCGGGCACACCGTCCGCCAGGGCGCAGGGCACGGGGCGGTCGTTGCAGTTGCCGCAGGGGCCGCAGCGCTCCATCCAGATGTTGCGCAGGTCGACGATCTCGAACTCGACACCACGCTGCTCGGCGATCGCAGCCGCGTGCCGGAGGACGTCGGCGGTGTTGCCGTCCCGCTCCGATCCGTTGATGGCGAGGATCTTCAGACGTGTTGTCACGAGGTGTCTCCTTCGAAGGATCCGGCCGGCGCCGGTGCCCGGCGAGCACATTCCCTGCCGTTCTCGGCCCGTTGACTCCCTTAAATCGTCATGTCTCCGCACGGATCGAGGCATCTTCGTAAATGCTGGATGGACCAACGGCCCCGGACCTGGTAGAGGTCCGGGGCCGTCGGAGGCGTGCCGTCGTCACGGCGGTGGGGCGGGAGGGTGTCGCCGGAAGGGGTGCGGCGCGGCTGCCGCTCAGGCGGTCACGGCGACGGGGAAGGTGTCCAGGCCGCGCACGACCCAGCGGTCGCGGTAGACGGGCGGCTCCGTCGCGGCCAGGCGGGGGAACCGGGCGAAGAGCCGGGGCAGCGCGATC encodes the following:
- a CDS encoding anthranilate synthase component I family protein — encoded protein: MTEPRTAPAAVRVTTRTRTLSRLPMLPAYRALAARFGDDSVYLLESAAGPIRECRFQFVGFGALLSVAVTGGAVRVEGVPALRDPLLERIRPLVAEGVDGTLRLRTLAGLWPLLRTAQGLFDTPGSATRFRFGFLGYFGYDTVRYVEDLPHLIEQGPDLPDVELVVHQGLVVRDVAEDRTELLLHESDAWPAFDPQDITALLEDAESSWPEPEADDVPEALVSDDTDPEAFRRDVERCLEHIAVGDIYQVQIGHELSIRSGADPVDVYQRLRRRNASPYMYLASVGGQHVIGASPELFVRIEQGAVTMRPIAGTLPRTGDDEAGARRLRSDPKEIAEHTMLVDLCRNDIGRIAKADSLVVPDEFAVEQYSHVLHLVSTVSGQAEADKDAFDAVAALFPAGTMTGTPKIRAMEIIESLERSRRGLYAGALGVIDIGGYTNLALCIRTLFHHDGVYRTRASAGIVADSEPAKEWRETLAKMSAAHWAVTGKELL
- a CDS encoding phenylacetate--CoA ligase family protein; protein product: MTTALQTLRAPARGLGLDDFLAAYRNVSRAFYDSTLTDAQLADWRQEQLTTVLHHVTERSPFYRCHLAGVDIDAVTPEDLSSLPFTTKDDLRREMYDVLSGRVGEASIYYETNGTTGAATPCPRGPRDIATSNAAVEESWRRLFRSRFGDRMPVVGLMGPSELYAFGDVFSAVTASLGACHVKIWPESPRVGFQKALRLIEELNVEVVVCAPALCLSLAKAALHYGYDLAQLPVKLFLVLGEICTPQFAANVATVWPQAVVRPALYGSQEALCIATGADDGLLHLSAPNYVTELIDPDTGAVLGDTGAGELVLTMLVDGIKPLIRYRTGDLVRITPAPAHAPLPGPVVEVVGRVADRIALGRVRLHPGQLEAAVLDGVRGCLGYQVVIDRTSGGEDEITVRMDLLPGSADPDAVADAVAGRLRALTGAHARAVIETDLDPVTHTGSFVSWKAARVLDQRSAPDSAAVTARQVAHRYAITT
- a CDS encoding flavodoxin family protein, which gives rise to MTTRLKILAINGSERDGNTADVLRHAAAIAEQRGVEFEIVDLRNIWMERCGPCGNCNDRPVPCALADGVPGVVQKMIDADGIVFAAPVHGFGTASLMQTFIERAGVGYLRFDRPLSNKVAGIISVARRYSAGEVWAQLTVNALLNRMIVVGSGFPATVHALHRGDALNDDEGLTNVQRLVDRMVDMIQLLDEHRRLTGRDDLLASDDVNERVGLALNETQVPA